A genomic window from Onychostoma macrolepis isolate SWU-2019 chromosome 22, ASM1243209v1, whole genome shotgun sequence includes:
- the LOC131530026 gene encoding afadin- and alpha-actinin-binding protein-like isoform X1 — protein sequence MSPSRLYTASVMPPLPLSSFNVSSNFCTEENISECILYINQEFSSLCFPPISQNSDSIRDLDAVVALNNIYDLLQLHRRAVGMMEDLEVEQLKSSSDLHYQHLTNSRLKDQLELSKKENIRLHERERHLETNLKTLQNCLKDSKEEVQRLQGIIASRATQYNHDIKRREREHNRVKERLNQLLIAKKENKQGMEVLNYVGRSDGRRCLWKTGKTESRHEGDMYKTLLNEFDNRQRELMVENIELKKVLQQMKREMVGVLNSKKLSQKEEKQSNDMDQSTLQTNSDDDEHLKGPLDMSCDHAREKLTNSIRQQWRKLKHHVERLDSQAFMVQDGDSEEMIYKQLHEEEMERLKIEIQQCKEFIQTQQQLLQQQLNTPCDEETAAVLNDSYMLEEKERLKEEWKVFEEQRKNFEMERRNFTEAAIRLGHERKCFEDDRAMWLKHQFLNTTFADQMKPQSRMADEFSKHSGREEKLISISGKVSKSHL from the exons ATGTCTCCTTCAAGACTCTACACGGCATCGGTCATGCCTCCTCTGCCTTTAAGCTCTTTCAATGTCTCAAGCAATTTCTGCACGGAAGAAAATATCTCTGAGTGCATTCTATACATCAATCAG GAGTTTTCGTCCCTGTGCTTTCCACCAATTTCCCAAAACTCAGACAGTATTCGTGATCTGGATGCTGTAGTTGCCCTAAACAACATATATGACTTGCTTCAGCTACACCGTCGTGCTGTTGGAATGATGGAGGACCTGGAGGTGGAGCAGCTCAAGTCCAGCAGTGACCTCCACTACCAACATCTCACCAACTCCAGGCTAAAG GACCAGCTTGAACTTTCGAAAAAGGAAAACATTCGCTTGCATGAGCGAGAGCGTCACCTGGAAACAAATTTAAAGACTTTGCAAAACTGCCTAAAAGATTCAAAAGAAGAG GTACAAAGGCTGCAGGGTATCATTGCAAGTCGTGCCACACAATACAACCATGACATTAAGAGAAGAGAAAGGGAGCACAACAGAGTAAAGGAGCGCCTCAATCAACTACTCATTgccaaaaaggaaaataaacaaG GAATGGAAGTTTTGAATTATGTTGGAAGGTCGGATGGTAGGAGATGTCTTTGGAAAACTGGAAAAACTGAATCCAG acatgaGGGAGATATGTACAAAACTCTTCTCAATGAATTTGATAACCGTCAGAGGGAGCTAATGGTGGAAAACATAGAGCTGAAGAAGGTGCTTCAGCAAATGAAACGAGAAATGGTGGGGGTTTTAAATTCAAAGAAGTTAAGCCAAAAGGAAGAGAAGCAAAGCAATGATATGGATCAG tCGACTCTGCAGACAAATTCTGATGACGATGAACATTTGAAAGGACCTCTTGATATGTCATGTGATCATGCTCGGGAGAAACTCACCAACAGCATTCGTCAGCAGTGGAGGAAACTCAAGCACCATGTTGAGAGATTAGACAGCCAAG CATTCATGGTGCAAGATGGAGACAGTGAAGAGATGATCTACAAACAACTCCATGAAGAGGAGATGGAGAGGCTCAAAATAGAAATCCAGCAGTGCAAAGAGTTTATTCAGACTCAACAGCAACTTCTCCAA CAACAGCTCAACACTCCCTGTGATGAGGAGACTGCAGCTGTTCTGAATGATTCTTACATGCTGGAAGAGAAGGAACGCTTGAAAGAAGAGTGGAAAGTGTTTGAAGAACAGAGGAAAAACTTTGAAATGGAAAGGAGAAATTTCACAGAGGCTGCCATCAGATTGGGCCACGAG AGGAAGTGTTTTGAGGATGATCGTGCAATGTGGCTCAAACATCAGTTTCTTAACACAACATTTGCAGACCAGATGAAACCACAAAGTCGCATGGCTGATGAATTTTCAAAGC ATTCTGGTCGTGAAGAGAAGCTCATTTCAATTTCTGGTAAAGTGAGCAAATCTCATCTGTAG
- the LOC131530026 gene encoding afadin- and alpha-actinin-binding protein-like isoform X2, with amino-acid sequence MSPSRLYTASVMPPLPLSSFNVSSNFCTEENISECILYINQEFSSLCFPPISQNSDSIRDLDAVVALNNIYDLLQLHRRAVGMMEDLEVEQLKSSSDLHYQHLTNSRLKDQLELSKKENIRLHERERHLETNLKTLQNCLKDSKEEVQRLQGIIASRATQYNHDIKRREREHNRVKERLNQLLIAKKENKQGMEVLNYVGRSDGRRCLWKTGKTESRHEGDMYKTLLNEFDNRQRELMVENIELKKVLQQMKREMVGVLNSKKLSQKEEKQSNDMDQSTLQTNSDDDEHLKGPLDMSCDHAREKLTNSIRQQWRKLKHHVERLDSQAFMVQDGDSEEMIYKQLHEEEMERLKIEIQQCKEFIQTQQQLLQQQLNTPCDEETAAVLNDSYMLEEKERLKEEWKVFEEQRKNFEMERRNFTEAAIRLGHERKCFEDDRAMWLKHQFLNTTFADQMKPQSRMADEFSKRE; translated from the exons ATGTCTCCTTCAAGACTCTACACGGCATCGGTCATGCCTCCTCTGCCTTTAAGCTCTTTCAATGTCTCAAGCAATTTCTGCACGGAAGAAAATATCTCTGAGTGCATTCTATACATCAATCAG GAGTTTTCGTCCCTGTGCTTTCCACCAATTTCCCAAAACTCAGACAGTATTCGTGATCTGGATGCTGTAGTTGCCCTAAACAACATATATGACTTGCTTCAGCTACACCGTCGTGCTGTTGGAATGATGGAGGACCTGGAGGTGGAGCAGCTCAAGTCCAGCAGTGACCTCCACTACCAACATCTCACCAACTCCAGGCTAAAG GACCAGCTTGAACTTTCGAAAAAGGAAAACATTCGCTTGCATGAGCGAGAGCGTCACCTGGAAACAAATTTAAAGACTTTGCAAAACTGCCTAAAAGATTCAAAAGAAGAG GTACAAAGGCTGCAGGGTATCATTGCAAGTCGTGCCACACAATACAACCATGACATTAAGAGAAGAGAAAGGGAGCACAACAGAGTAAAGGAGCGCCTCAATCAACTACTCATTgccaaaaaggaaaataaacaaG GAATGGAAGTTTTGAATTATGTTGGAAGGTCGGATGGTAGGAGATGTCTTTGGAAAACTGGAAAAACTGAATCCAG acatgaGGGAGATATGTACAAAACTCTTCTCAATGAATTTGATAACCGTCAGAGGGAGCTAATGGTGGAAAACATAGAGCTGAAGAAGGTGCTTCAGCAAATGAAACGAGAAATGGTGGGGGTTTTAAATTCAAAGAAGTTAAGCCAAAAGGAAGAGAAGCAAAGCAATGATATGGATCAG tCGACTCTGCAGACAAATTCTGATGACGATGAACATTTGAAAGGACCTCTTGATATGTCATGTGATCATGCTCGGGAGAAACTCACCAACAGCATTCGTCAGCAGTGGAGGAAACTCAAGCACCATGTTGAGAGATTAGACAGCCAAG CATTCATGGTGCAAGATGGAGACAGTGAAGAGATGATCTACAAACAACTCCATGAAGAGGAGATGGAGAGGCTCAAAATAGAAATCCAGCAGTGCAAAGAGTTTATTCAGACTCAACAGCAACTTCTCCAA CAACAGCTCAACACTCCCTGTGATGAGGAGACTGCAGCTGTTCTGAATGATTCTTACATGCTGGAAGAGAAGGAACGCTTGAAAGAAGAGTGGAAAGTGTTTGAAGAACAGAGGAAAAACTTTGAAATGGAAAGGAGAAATTTCACAGAGGCTGCCATCAGATTGGGCCACGAG AGGAAGTGTTTTGAGGATGATCGTGCAATGTGGCTCAAACATCAGTTTCTTAACACAACATTTGCAGACCAGATGAAACCACAAAGTCGCATGGCTGATGAATTTTCAAAGCGTGAGTAA